CAGGGCTGAAATCGCGGCATAACCATCCTCGCCCAGCTCCGCGGTAAATGGATTGACGTACAGGTCGATGTGAGCATCGGCGACATCCGGGTCCATTTCCTGAGCGTGATGGAGGACATAGGCCCGAGAGTCCTCGGGATGTTGCCAGGCGTATTCGACAGAGGAGCGGATCCAGTTCGAGATGCTTGCCAGATCCAGCGACCTGCGGGCCACAATGGCTCCCAGAGGAATAGGCAGATTGGTATCGGACTCCCACCAGCTGCCCAGATCCGTCATCATCTTCAATCCATAAGACGAGTAGGTGAACCGTGCTTCGTGAATGACAAGCCCGGCATCAATCGCTCCATCCCGGACAGCCGGCATAATCTGATCGAACGGCATCACCACGATTTCGCCAAGCCCTCCGGGTACGTTCTGTGCGGCCCACAGACGGAACAACAGATAAGCCGTGGAGCGCTCGCTTGGAACGGCTACCCGCCGGCCGGACAAATCCGCAGGGCTGTCAGGGGTTTTACCATCCGTCAGCTTGTCCGCTGTCAGAACGAGCGGCCCGCATCCGCGGCCAAGTGCTCCTCCGCAGGGCAGAAGGGCATATTCATCCAGCACCCAGGGGAGCGCGGCATAGGATATTTTTAAGATATCATGTTCTCGATCTTCGGCTGCCCAGTGATTGGTGATATCGATATCCGCATAGGATACATCCAGCTTGGGGGCGCCTGGAATCCGTCCGTGAACCCAGGCATGAAATACAAATGTGTCGTTGGGGCAAGGGGAAAAAGCGATTTTCATCGTAACACCTCCGGTAGTAATGAACTTGCGGTCTCAAGCGCCTGCAGCGCCTCCTTGATCTTCCATGCACTGCGGTCCCGCGGACCGACCTGATTGGAAATGGACCGGATTTCGAGCACGGGCACACCGACTGCAGCGGCAGCGGTGGCCACGCCGAAGCCCTCCATCGCCTCGGCTGCGGCGTCCGGTACCCGGTGGAGGAGACGTGCGGCCGTTGCGGCTGTTCCCGTCGTAGTGGAGACCGTCAGAACGGGCCCGAGGGTTACGGGAACGCCAGCATGTTGTAAGGCCTCCGCGAGTTTGCGGGCGGAATCCGGATGTGCCTGCACCCGATCCGTTCCGAAGCCGAGCTCCTGGACGCTGCTGAAGCCGTCTTCAGTTTCGGAACCGAGATCAGCGGCAATGATGGTGTCCGCAATAACGATGGAACTAACCTCAGCCTGACCGGCAAATCCTCCAGCGATACCTGCGCTGATAACCCAATCATAGGTGCCTTGAACCAACTTGCGGGCAGTCGCAGCAGCGGTTGCCGCTGGGCCGACTCCACCCGCGATGACATCAAATCCGTGAGCATGGTTAAGCCCGCGCTGCACGGCTTCTTTTTCAGCATCGACCGCCGTGACAATAAGTACGCGTGTGGATGACGGGTCTTGCGAGTTATGTGACTCGGTTATATCCACCGAGTTGGATGGGGTATGTTTCTGCATGTTATTTATCTCCTTCTTAGCTGTAACGATAAACATCGTTATCCTTTTACGTTATAACGTTCTTGTGGCGATGTAAAGTCTCGTGCATGTTAAGACTGGACTTTATCTGTAGCAGCAACTTTCCGATATAGAGTATAATGGACGGTAACTTACATACATCATGAGTAGATTCGGAGGTTGGATAGCTTTGCGTAAGAAGGGTGCGAACGGACAAGAAAGCCGGGCTAGACTACTGATTGTCGCTGCTAATGAATTTGCAAAGTCAGGATACCATCAGACCAAGATCAGCACCATCGTTTCTCGGGCTGGATTGACGCAGCCGTCATTCTATTTGTATTTTGAGAGCAAAGAAGCCGTGTTCAAGGAGCTGGTGGAGAAATTTCGAGCTGAGCTCAAGATCCTGCTCGAGGGCAGCAGATTGGAAAGTGGAATCGATGAGAATCATGTGACCGGCCGTTTGCAGAGCGTACTGACAGGGTTGTTCGCGTTTCTTGGCAAAGACCCGGATCTGACGCAAATCGGTTTTTTTATTGGGGATGACGCGGTGATCGTAAAGTCGGAAATGGCAGCCATGATTGAGCAAAATCTGAAAGCTGAGCAGCGGGACGGGTATTTTGACGGTGAATCCGATATGCATATCGTTGCGGAGTGCTTGGTCGGTGTCATTGAAAGACTGACCTCGCAGCAGCTTCTGACAGGCAAGCGGACTCCTGAGGATCTTGCGCGTCACGTGGTGAGTTTATTTATGCACGGTATCAGCATTTATCCAGCTAAGCGGGCTACATAAGGCAATGAAATTCAATGTACAAAAATAAGATAATTAACATATCAGAAACAGGCTGCAACATGGTTAGGTTTAACTGTGGACGGTCTGTTTTTTGCTGCCGGCCATAGCCAAATTTTAGCAAGGGTTTGATCTTTTTCAAAGAATTGCAGTATATTCATTATACGTTATGTAACCGATTGCAACTGAAGATGGCGAACGAAGGATCAAGGATCGGGGGACTTATTCATGAAGAAGATGATGCTGGTGTACGGTGCGCTTCTATTGGCTTTTTTCACCTATGTCTTCATGTACAGGCTGGAGGACAAGCGTTCTTCCGCTTGGGAGGAGGGCGGCCTGCACGGCAGCATGGGTGAGAATTATGTTATGGTGACTTTTCAATCCGGTATGGAATACTGGAAAAATATTCTGAAGGGCTTCGAGGATGGAGGGGATGCGCTAGGCGTAACTGTCGATTATCGCGGCTCTACACAATACGACGTGGAGGAACAGATCACTGTTCTGGAACAAGTGATTGCCAAAAAGCCTGCCGGTATCGCCCTGTCGGCCATCGATTCCAAAGCGCTGACGTCGACAATTAATAAAGCCGTGGATGCCGGGATCCCCGTCGTGCTGTTTGATGCGGATGCGCCTGACAGTAAGGCCTATTCGTTCCTGGCAACCAACAATTACAACGCTGGCGTTGCGGCCGCGGACAAAATGGCGCAGCTTCTCGGCCGGGAAGGGGAGATCGGGATTGTTACCCAGCCCGGGCAGCAGAATCATGATGACCGTTCCGAAGGCTTCAGGGACACTTTAGAGCAGCGATATCCCGGCATGTCCGTGGTGGAGATCAGGGAAGGCAAAGGGGATACCCTCGTTGCCAAAGAGGCTGCTGCCGACATGCTGGATAAGCACCCGGATCTCAAAGGGATCTTCGTAACGGAGGCCAGCGGCGGAATGGGCGTGGCGGATGCCGTGATCGGCGCGGATAAAGCAAACCGAATTACCATCATCGGATTCGATACGAATAAAGGAACGCTGGACCGGATTTCCGATGGAACCATCGCGGCAACGATCGCCCAGGGGACGTGGAATATGGGCTATTGGTCCTTGCAGTATTTGTTTCATCTGCATCATGGTCTTACCGTACCGGCCCCGACGCTCGGCAATGACGTATCTCCGCTTCCGACAAGGGTGGACACCGGGATTTCCATTGTGACCCGAGAGAATGTGAATGATTATTATGCAAAATAGAAACAGAGCGGAATCCTGGCGCGAAGGCATGTCGCGGTGGCTGCGGTTCGGGGATTTGCCGCTGAGATACAAGCTCGTCATTTTGTTCCTCATGGTTGGCATCCTGCCCTCAATCGCGCTGAGTGTCCTCGTCAATTGGACGGTTAACCGCATTGTGGATCAGCAGGTAACCTCGAACACCATTCAATTGATCGGAAAGGTCAATCAGACCCTGGACAATGATATGGAGAATCTCCAGAACATTACGTATTTGATCGGATTTGACCCGCGCACGGAACGATTTCTGAATGGGGAAATTCAAGGGGACAAGCCAGCCGTTGGAACCGAAGATACGGGTGATTCCGGCCCGCGAACCGCCTCGGTCAAGCAGGACAATACGGAGAATTATGAGATTAAGCGGTACCTTCAAGGCTTCACGACGCTGTACCCGGAAATCGCCTCTATTCTTCTGGTCAATCGCGAGGGAGAGTATATCAGTAACGAAATGTACGCACGCAGTCCGGCAAGTTTGACGGAGGAAGAATGGTACCGCGAGGCTGTTTTAAATGAAGGGATTTTCACCGTGCTTGGCCATCCGGCAGAGCGTAATGTCACCACCCATGTTCATTACGGCAACGAGGAGCTGGTATCGGTCGTTCGCTCGATTGTGGATCCGGATACGAGGGAAGTAACCGGTGCGGTATTGATCGATTTGAAGCTGCGGGCAGTCGCGAGAGCGGTCCGGGATGTCACGCTTGGAAAAAGCGGATATTTGATGGTGGCAGAGGCCGGCGGCTCCAGTATCTATGCTCCGGAGGATTCCATCATTCCGTCCATTCCCCCCTCGTGGTTTCCGGAAGAGGACAGCGGCGCCTTGATCCGCGAGGTGAACGGGGAGCGTCTGCAATTGATATACGGCACCTCCTCATTTACCGGCTGGCGGACGATCGGCGTATTTCCAACCAGCGAAACGGTGTATGAGGTCCGGGAGATTCGTTTTTATATGATTTGTTTCTTGTTTGTGGTGTGTTTGTTTGGGGTTGCGGCATCCTATACGCTTTCACAGTCGATATCCAGACCGATCTGGCAGCTCATGTCCTTCATGCAAAAAGCCGAATCCGGGGATTTGACGACCCGTTACTGGGGAAACCGGCAGGATGAGGTGGGTATGCTCGGCCGCAGCTTTAACCGCATGCTTCTGCAGATTCGAAAGCTGATGAAGCTGAGCGAGCTGCGGGAAAAGCAGAAGCGCGAAGCGGAGCTGCGCAGCCTGCAGGCTCACATTAAGCCGCATTTTCTGTACAACACGCTGGATACAATTCATTGGATGGCCCGCAAGAAAGGGGCGGACGATGTATCGGATCTGGTGGAATCCTTGTCGCGGCTGTTTCGGATCGGGCTCAGCAAAGGGGATGATATTATTCCCATGTCCGACGAATGGACGCATATCAGCAGTTACCTGCAAATACAGAAAACGCGTTACCGCGACAGGCTGCAGGTTGAGATGGAGCTTTCGCCAGAGGCTGAGAAATTGTACGTGCTGAAGCTCTTACTGCAGCCGATCGTGGAAAACGCGATATACCATGGCATTAAGGCCCGTAGAGGGCCTGGGCGAATTGTCATCAAAGCCCAGGTGAACGGAGACGTTCTTCTCCTTAGCGTCCAGGATAATGGGGCCGGCATGTCTTCTGATCGGCTGGAGGCGCTTCGCAAACAGCTTGCCGACCCGGTAACCGCCATGGAGGCGACCCCGGGAGAAGGGCTGGGCGGAAGCCGAAGCTACGGCATGCTGAATGTGCAGGCACGTATCAAGCTAACGTTCGGCGATGAGTACGGAATCACGATTGACAGTACAGAGAACGAGGGAACCACGGTAGTGATTACGCACCCGCTGGTGCATGCCGTTCCTTCGTCCTCCGATCATGATGGGAGAGACAGGTTATGAAGAGAGCGTATCAAGTCTTGATTGCCGACGATGAGCCAATTATCCGCGAGGGCATTCGGGATGCGGTCGACTGGGAGGCACTCGGCATGGAAGTGGCTGCCGAAGCGGAGGATGGCGAAGAGGCGCTGGAGCTTGCGCTCAGCCAACCGATTGACATTATGCTGGTCGATATGAATATGCCGTTCCTGGACGGCATCGGGCTTATGAAGCGGATGAAGGAAGAACGTCCCGAATGCCGGTTCGTCATTATTACCGGTCATGACGAATTTGCTTATGCGCAGGAAGCGATCCGGCTCGGGGTTAAGGATTATATATTGAAGCCGGTGAATGCGGGTCACCTGATCCAGGTGCTGGGCAGCGTTCGGGATGAGCTGAACGACCATCAAATCCAGGAGAACTATCTTAAGAAGGCGTCCGAGCAAATCGAGAAGAACATTCCGCTGCTGCGGGAACGGTTCTGCCTCGAATGGATACATGGCCTGCTGGATGAGGAGGAGGCGCTCGAGCAGCTGGAATTCCTGGGACTGCCGCCTTGCCGTCCATCCCGGATCGGCATCGCCAGATGGACGGAGATGACGGCTCCGCAGCCTTTGATGAAGGAAAGCGACCGGCAGCTGTATCTGTTCGCGATGGAAAATATAATCGCCGAGCTGTTTCATCCCGCGCCCTGCGTTTTGTTCCGGGATCACACCGGATGGATCGGCATCTGCTGCTGGGGAGTAGCGGATTCGAACATTGCGGCCGATGCCGAGCAGCTGATCCAGAAGTACTTAAAGCTGGCTGTGAATGTACATCTGGAGCCTGTTTCGGAAGAAGCGGACGGCGCGGTTGCAGCCGCCTATGAGGCTTGCCGGGAAGGGGTGTTCAAGGAGGCGCAGCTCTCTCCGCTGGTACGGCGGGCTCGCCAGCTCATCCAGGAGCAGTATGCCGTTCGGGAGCTGACGCTGGAATCCTTTGCCCATGCCTTGCAGGTTTCGCCCGTCTATCTGAGCCGGACGCTAAAGAAAGAACTGGGCACGTCTTTTATCACGCTCATGACCCAGACGAGGATTCAGAAAGCAATCCAGCTGCTCAACTCCACCGAGCTTAGCATCCTGGACATCGCGGAGCGGGTAGGGTATGACAGCCAGCATTATTTCAGCACGGCTTTTAAGAAGGTGATGGGGGTATCGCCGAACCGGTACCGCAAAGGGGCGACGGTTCAGGAAGAATAAGCGGTTGAGTTAGGGGCATGAAGTTGGTATCCGGAACCTATACCATTCTGGCAGGCCGTATATGATCGTAATTATGGTCCGCTGGCGAGTTTGA
This Paenibacillus sp. JZ16 DNA region includes the following protein-coding sequences:
- a CDS encoding 1,4-dihydroxy-6-naphthoate synthase: MKIAFSPCPNDTFVFHAWVHGRIPGAPKLDVSYADIDITNHWAAEDREHDILKISYAALPWVLDEYALLPCGGALGRGCGPLVLTADKLTDGKTPDSPADLSGRRVAVPSERSTAYLLFRLWAAQNVPGGLGEIVVMPFDQIMPAVRDGAIDAGLVIHEARFTYSSYGLKMMTDLGSWWESDTNLPIPLGAIVARRSLDLASISNWIRSSVEYAWQHPEDSRAYVLHHAQEMDPDVADAHIDLYVNPFTAELGEDGYAAISALLNRAADEGLVPRIDPALLKRP
- a CDS encoding futalosine hydrolase; translated protein: MQKHTPSNSVDITESHNSQDPSSTRVLIVTAVDAEKEAVQRGLNHAHGFDVIAGGVGPAATAAATARKLVQGTYDWVISAGIAGGFAGQAEVSSIVIADTIIAADLGSETEDGFSSVQELGFGTDRVQAHPDSARKLAEALQHAGVPVTLGPVLTVSTTTGTAATAARLLHRVPDAAAEAMEGFGVATAAAAVGVPVLEIRSISNQVGPRDRSAWKIKEALQALETASSLLPEVLR
- a CDS encoding TetR/AcrR family transcriptional regulator yields the protein MRKKGANGQESRARLLIVAANEFAKSGYHQTKISTIVSRAGLTQPSFYLYFESKEAVFKELVEKFRAELKILLEGSRLESGIDENHVTGRLQSVLTGLFAFLGKDPDLTQIGFFIGDDAVIVKSEMAAMIEQNLKAEQRDGYFDGESDMHIVAECLVGVIERLTSQQLLTGKRTPEDLARHVVSLFMHGISIYPAKRAT
- a CDS encoding substrate-binding domain-containing protein, which produces MKKMMLVYGALLLAFFTYVFMYRLEDKRSSAWEEGGLHGSMGENYVMVTFQSGMEYWKNILKGFEDGGDALGVTVDYRGSTQYDVEEQITVLEQVIAKKPAGIALSAIDSKALTSTINKAVDAGIPVVLFDADAPDSKAYSFLATNNYNAGVAAADKMAQLLGREGEIGIVTQPGQQNHDDRSEGFRDTLEQRYPGMSVVEIREGKGDTLVAKEAAADMLDKHPDLKGIFVTEASGGMGVADAVIGADKANRITIIGFDTNKGTLDRISDGTIAATIAQGTWNMGYWSLQYLFHLHHGLTVPAPTLGNDVSPLPTRVDTGISIVTRENVNDYYAK
- a CDS encoding cache domain-containing sensor histidine kinase; amino-acid sequence: MIIMQNRNRAESWREGMSRWLRFGDLPLRYKLVILFLMVGILPSIALSVLVNWTVNRIVDQQVTSNTIQLIGKVNQTLDNDMENLQNITYLIGFDPRTERFLNGEIQGDKPAVGTEDTGDSGPRTASVKQDNTENYEIKRYLQGFTTLYPEIASILLVNREGEYISNEMYARSPASLTEEEWYREAVLNEGIFTVLGHPAERNVTTHVHYGNEELVSVVRSIVDPDTREVTGAVLIDLKLRAVARAVRDVTLGKSGYLMVAEAGGSSIYAPEDSIIPSIPPSWFPEEDSGALIREVNGERLQLIYGTSSFTGWRTIGVFPTSETVYEVREIRFYMICFLFVVCLFGVAASYTLSQSISRPIWQLMSFMQKAESGDLTTRYWGNRQDEVGMLGRSFNRMLLQIRKLMKLSELREKQKREAELRSLQAHIKPHFLYNTLDTIHWMARKKGADDVSDLVESLSRLFRIGLSKGDDIIPMSDEWTHISSYLQIQKTRYRDRLQVEMELSPEAEKLYVLKLLLQPIVENAIYHGIKARRGPGRIVIKAQVNGDVLLLSVQDNGAGMSSDRLEALRKQLADPVTAMEATPGEGLGGSRSYGMLNVQARIKLTFGDEYGITIDSTENEGTTVVITHPLVHAVPSSSDHDGRDRL
- a CDS encoding response regulator transcription factor — its product is MKRAYQVLIADDEPIIREGIRDAVDWEALGMEVAAEAEDGEEALELALSQPIDIMLVDMNMPFLDGIGLMKRMKEERPECRFVIITGHDEFAYAQEAIRLGVKDYILKPVNAGHLIQVLGSVRDELNDHQIQENYLKKASEQIEKNIPLLRERFCLEWIHGLLDEEEALEQLEFLGLPPCRPSRIGIARWTEMTAPQPLMKESDRQLYLFAMENIIAELFHPAPCVLFRDHTGWIGICCWGVADSNIAADAEQLIQKYLKLAVNVHLEPVSEEADGAVAAAYEACREGVFKEAQLSPLVRRARQLIQEQYAVRELTLESFAHALQVSPVYLSRTLKKELGTSFITLMTQTRIQKAIQLLNSTELSILDIAERVGYDSQHYFSTAFKKVMGVSPNRYRKGATVQEE